The following are from one region of the Streptomyces decoyicus genome:
- a CDS encoding ABC transporter permease, translated as MSVQLPPATEPVPGPVPPTEAEGRPAKARTSRLRLTVRRFTRNRLALFGLFLLVLLFLGAYGGPLLTKWDYQQHDFMNFLASPSEDHWWGTTQGGVDLFSLTMRGLQKSLIIGLLVGVISTFLAATVGAFAAYFGGWTDRVLMWIVDLLLVMPSFLIIAVLSPAFRGATWLIFVVLLGAFSWMVTGRVVRSMTFTLKDREFVKAAKYMGVPAPVIIFRHILPSMASMLIIDTVIQVGAAVIGESSLSYFGFGVQAPDVSLGTVIADNTTNASTYPWLFFFPAGCLVLIGVSISFVGDGLRDALDPNASGAKARSPRKKKQPKQQRPATGAVLPAQATASGTRPDEPETSAGSQGAAS; from the coding sequence ATGAGCGTCCAGCTGCCCCCCGCGACCGAACCGGTTCCCGGCCCCGTCCCGCCCACCGAAGCCGAAGGCCGCCCCGCCAAGGCCCGTACCTCCCGGCTGCGGCTGACGGTCCGTCGCTTCACCCGGAACCGACTGGCACTGTTCGGACTTTTCCTGCTGGTGCTGCTGTTCCTCGGCGCATACGGCGGCCCGCTCCTCACCAAGTGGGACTACCAGCAGCACGACTTCATGAACTTCCTCGCCAGCCCCTCCGAGGACCACTGGTGGGGCACCACGCAAGGCGGCGTCGACCTCTTCTCGCTCACGATGCGAGGTCTCCAGAAGTCCCTGATCATCGGCCTTCTCGTCGGTGTCATCTCCACCTTCCTGGCCGCCACGGTCGGCGCCTTCGCCGCGTACTTCGGCGGCTGGACCGACCGGGTGCTGATGTGGATCGTCGACCTGCTGCTGGTGATGCCCTCGTTCCTGATCATCGCCGTCCTGTCGCCCGCCTTCCGCGGCGCCACCTGGCTGATCTTCGTGGTCCTGCTCGGCGCCTTCAGCTGGATGGTCACCGGCCGCGTCGTACGCTCGATGACCTTCACCCTCAAGGACCGTGAGTTCGTCAAGGCCGCCAAGTACATGGGCGTCCCCGCGCCGGTCATCATCTTCCGGCACATCCTGCCCAGCATGGCCTCGATGCTCATCATCGACACCGTCATCCAGGTCGGCGCGGCGGTCATCGGCGAGAGCAGCCTGTCGTACTTCGGATTCGGCGTGCAGGCACCCGATGTCTCCCTCGGCACGGTGATCGCCGACAACACCACCAACGCTTCCACCTACCCGTGGCTGTTCTTCTTCCCGGCCGGCTGTCTGGTGCTGATCGGCGTCTCCATCTCCTTCGTCGGCGATGGGCTGCGCGACGCTCTCGACCCCAACGCGTCGGGCGCAAAGGCACGTTCGCCCCGCAAGAAGAAGCAGCCGAAGCAGCAGCGACCGGCCACGGGCGCGGTGCTTCCGGCTCAGGCGACGGCTTCCGGCACGCGCCCCGACGAGCCCGAGACGTCCGCCGGCAGCCAGGGCGCCGCCTCGTGA